In the genome of Populus alba chromosome 11, ASM523922v2, whole genome shotgun sequence, one region contains:
- the LOC140956095 gene encoding uncharacterized protein yields the protein MGAAVTVIATGVAIIEEERNRIYIPREPRINAIAQREFYIDSILNRAGWEGSAHDSRVLGDALSRSNGLKIPEGKYYLGDAGYGIRKGIISPFRGVRYHLNEFTERAPENEKELFNLRHSSLRTAIERGFESFVKVATEISQKFNVQCEPKHVENHLKTVKKKWGIITKLKNKSGFGWDDCLKMITVSKDVYDEEVKAHPNHDKFLNKKLDMYEAMAIVVGKDMAIRNYAKSYADVNLEENTEEQSISIENEGEYEESYKGKETSSSSTQKRQHRKRNRMYEDDGIEKLSKQIGNVAFAIQSLSKNQLDVNELYTEVMKIEGFDEITLGDAFDHLVQNEMLAKAFMAKNANLRKIWVQNFVNRHCYRPAC from the exons ATGGGAGCGGCTGTAACTGTGATAGCTACAGGGGTAGCTattattgaagaagaaagaaatagaatttaTATACCAAGAGAACCACGTATAAATGCAATTGCTCAACGAGAATTCTATATTGACAGCATTTTGAATCGAG ctggCTGGGAAGGAAGTGCCCATGATTCACGGGTTTTAGGTGATGCATTATCAAGATCTAATGGTCTAAAAATTCCAGAAG ggAAATATTATCTTGGTGATGCTGGTTACGGTATTCGAAAAGGAATCATTTCTCCTTTTCGTGGAGTTCGATATCACTTGAACGAGTTTACAGAACGTGcaccagaaaatgaaaaggagctaTTTAATCTTCGACACTCTTCATTAAGAACCGCTATTGAGCGagggtttg AATCTTTTGTTAAGGTGGCTACAGAAATCAGTCAAAAGTTCAACGTCCAATGCGAGCCTAAGCATGTGGAAAATCATCTCAagactgtgaaaaaaaaatggggaataataaccaaacttaaaaataaaagtggctttggctgggatgattgtttgaagatgattacagtttcgaaagatgtatatgatgaagaagtaaag GCACATCCCAATCATGACaagtttctcaacaaaaaacttgatatgtacGAGGCAATGGcaattgttgttggaaaagaCATGGCAATCAGAAATTATGCGAAATCATATGCTGATGTGAACTTGGAAGAGAACACTGAAGagcaatcaatttcaattgaaaatgaaggtgaatatgaagaaagttataagggaaaagaaacatcttcctctagtacacaaaagaggcaacataggaagagaaatcgcatgtatgaagatgatggtattgaaaagttgtctaaacagattggaaatgtagcatttgcaattcaaagtctcagcaaaaatcaacttgatgttaatgagCTGTATACGGAAGTGATGAAAATTGAAGGCTTTGATGAGATCACTCTTGGGGATGCATTTgatcatttggtccaaaatgagatgttggcaaaagcatttatggcaaaaaatgctaatttgaggaaaatttgGGTTCAAAATTTTGTGAACCGACACTGCTACAGGCCTGCTTGCTAA
- the LOC118031317 gene encoding clathrin light chain 2, whose translation MAAFDSFEDIQPSNHTPFDEVDDESYSNFGSYSTAAAAPDEFSGGGVSVDHVSASPDVFGFGSDADPGYSHQSPFGSVHVESENGSNGYNGADDGIFVSDGPILPPPTEMEPEEGFALRQWRRQNAMHLEEKEKREKDMRKQIIEEGEEYIRGFYEKRKLNIETNIATNREREKLFLANQENFHIEADKQYWKAIAELIPREVPNIEKKRGKKDKDQDKKPSITVIQGPKPGKPTDLSRLRHLLVKLKHTPPPHMIPPPPPPKDAKDGKEGKDATPGATVSGTKGEAAPVAKEATANGSSNTPKKDVAAANAQPVAEPESTPAA comes from the exons ATGGCTGCCTTTGATTCATTTGAAGACATTCAACCTTCAAATCACACACCTTTCGATGAAGTAGACGATGAGAGCTACTCCAACTTCGGCTCTTACTCCACCGCCGCTGCCGCTCCCGATGAGTTCTCTGGAGGAGGTGTGTCCGTCGATCACGTCAGTGCGTCTCCTGATGTGTTCGGGTTCGGATCTGATGCGGATCCCGGTTACTCTCATCAGAGTCCGTTCGGGTCGGTACATGTTGAGAGCGAGAATGGTAGTAATGGATACAATGGAGCGGACGATGGCATCTTTGTGAGTGATGGACCGATCCTTCCTCCGCCTACTGAAATGGAGCCTGAAGAGGGTTTCGCTCTTCGCCAGTGGCGTCG TCAAAATGCCATGCATCTTgaggaaaaagagaagagagagaaggacaTGAGGAAACAGATAATTGAAGAAGGGGAGGAGTATATACGTGGTTTCTATGAGAAGAGGAAGCTCAATATTGAGACCAACATAGCGACTAACAGAGAAAGGGAGAAG TTGTTCTTGGCCAATCAAGAGAATTTCCACATAGAGGCAGACAAACAGTACTGGAAAGCAATAGCGGAGCTTATTCCTCGCGAGGTTCCTAATATTGAGAAGAAGAGAGGCAAGAAGGATAAAGATCAAGATAAGAAGCCATCAATTACCGTAATCCAGGGCCCAAAGCCTGGAAAACCCACTGATCTTTCAAGGTTGCGCCATTTACTTGTTAAGCTGAAGCATACACCCCCACCTCATATGATTCCACCCCCACCTCCTCCAAAAGATGCCAAAGATGGGAAGGAAGGAAAAGATGCAACACCAGGTGCAACTGTGTCAGGAACAAAGGGGGAGGCTGCTCCGGTTGCCAAAGAAGCCACTGCAAATGGTTCCTCCAACACGCCCAAAAAAGATGTTGCTGCCGCCAATGCCCAGCCCGTCGCAGAACCAGAGTCAACACCAGCTGCCTAA
- the LOC118031315 gene encoding cold-responsive protein kinase 1 isoform X1, whose product MRYRCSCFGGPSVDRKKGTAAGTLHGIDGDLLQDINHLSYNEIRSATDNFHANNKIGRGGFGTVYKGTLKSGTQVAVKTLSAQSNQGVQEFLNEIKTISKVKHPNLVELIGCCAQGTNRILVYEYVENSSLDRGLGSWSTDIKLDWGRRSAICLGIATGLDFLHKEVVPHIVHRDIKASNILLDKDFNPKIGDFGLAKLFPDNITHISTRIAGTTGYLAPEYALGGQLTMKADVYSFGVLILEIVSGRSSAKPSWGGTQKLLLEWAWQLHEEGKHLELVDPEMGEFPEEEVIRYIKVAFFCTQSAANRRPIMTQVVDMLSRQIQVNDKELTAPGFFQDPDSPSGGPSSMKGSYGDSTGYQMSSVPVRITEVIPR is encoded by the exons ATGAGGTACCGGTGTAGCTGTTTTGGAGGACCAAGCGTAGATAGAAAAAAAGGGACTGCTGCTGGGACTCTTCATGGTATAGATG GTGATTTGCTTCAGGATATTAATCATTTGTCCTACAATGAAATAAGATCAGCAACAGATAACTTCCATGCAAACAATAAGATAGGACGAGGAGGTTTTGGCACTGTCTACAAG GGAACCCTCAAAAGTGGAACACAAGTTGCTGTGAAGACACTTTCTGCTCAATCAAATCAAGGCGTGCAGGAATTTTTGAATGAAATCAAAACTATATCAAAAGTTAAGCATCCAAATCTTGTTGAGTTGATAGGGTGCTGTGCTCAAGGAACTAATCGGATTCTAGTGTATGAATATGTAGAAAATAGCAGTCTTGATCGTGGATTAG GTTCATGGAGTACAGATATTAAACTCGACTGGGGAAGAAGATCTGCTATTTGCTTGGGTATTGCTACGGGTCTTGATTTCCTTCACAAAGAAGTGGTTCCGCATATTGTGCATAGAGACATCAAAGCTAGCAATATACTCCTTGACAAAGACTTCAACCCAAAAATTGGAGACTTTGGGCTGGCTAAACTGTTCCCAGATAATATCACCCATATTAGCACAAGAATTGCAGGAACAAC TGGTTATTTGGCGCCAGAATATGCATTGGGTGGTCAGTTAACAATGAAGGCTGATGTATACAGCTTTGGGGTCCTCATCCTTGAAATAGTTAGTGGCAGAAGTAGTGCAAAGCCAAGCTGGGGAGGGACGCAGAAGTTGCTCTTAGAATGG GCATGGCAGCTTCACGAAGAAGGGAAACACTTGGAACTTGTGGATCCAGAGATGGGAGAGTTTCCCGAGGAGGAAGTCATTAGGTACATAAAAGTAGCTTTTTTCTGCACCCAATCAGCGGCAAACCGAAGGCCAATCATGACACAGGTAGTTGACATGCTCTCGAGGCAAATCCAGGTAAATGACAAGGAACTAACTGCTCCAGGTTTCTTCCAAGATCCAGACAGTCCCAGTGGGGGGCCTTCTTCCATGAAAGGATCTTACGGCGACTCTACTGGCTACCAGATGAGCTCTGTTCCAGTTAGAATCACTGAGGTGATCCCCAGATGA
- the LOC118031315 gene encoding cold-responsive protein kinase 1 isoform X2, giving the protein MGTLKSGTQVAVKTLSAQSNQGVQEFLNEIKTISKVKHPNLVELIGCCAQGTNRILVYEYVENSSLDRGLGSWSTDIKLDWGRRSAICLGIATGLDFLHKEVVPHIVHRDIKASNILLDKDFNPKIGDFGLAKLFPDNITHISTRIAGTTGYLAPEYALGGQLTMKADVYSFGVLILEIVSGRSSAKPSWGGTQKLLLEWAWQLHEEGKHLELVDPEMGEFPEEEVIRYIKVAFFCTQSAANRRPIMTQVVDMLSRQIQVNDKELTAPGFFQDPDSPSGGPSSMKGSYGDSTGYQMSSVPVRITEVIPR; this is encoded by the exons ATG GGAACCCTCAAAAGTGGAACACAAGTTGCTGTGAAGACACTTTCTGCTCAATCAAATCAAGGCGTGCAGGAATTTTTGAATGAAATCAAAACTATATCAAAAGTTAAGCATCCAAATCTTGTTGAGTTGATAGGGTGCTGTGCTCAAGGAACTAATCGGATTCTAGTGTATGAATATGTAGAAAATAGCAGTCTTGATCGTGGATTAG GTTCATGGAGTACAGATATTAAACTCGACTGGGGAAGAAGATCTGCTATTTGCTTGGGTATTGCTACGGGTCTTGATTTCCTTCACAAAGAAGTGGTTCCGCATATTGTGCATAGAGACATCAAAGCTAGCAATATACTCCTTGACAAAGACTTCAACCCAAAAATTGGAGACTTTGGGCTGGCTAAACTGTTCCCAGATAATATCACCCATATTAGCACAAGAATTGCAGGAACAAC TGGTTATTTGGCGCCAGAATATGCATTGGGTGGTCAGTTAACAATGAAGGCTGATGTATACAGCTTTGGGGTCCTCATCCTTGAAATAGTTAGTGGCAGAAGTAGTGCAAAGCCAAGCTGGGGAGGGACGCAGAAGTTGCTCTTAGAATGG GCATGGCAGCTTCACGAAGAAGGGAAACACTTGGAACTTGTGGATCCAGAGATGGGAGAGTTTCCCGAGGAGGAAGTCATTAGGTACATAAAAGTAGCTTTTTTCTGCACCCAATCAGCGGCAAACCGAAGGCCAATCATGACACAGGTAGTTGACATGCTCTCGAGGCAAATCCAGGTAAATGACAAGGAACTAACTGCTCCAGGTTTCTTCCAAGATCCAGACAGTCCCAGTGGGGGGCCTTCTTCCATGAAAGGATCTTACGGCGACTCTACTGGCTACCAGATGAGCTCTGTTCCAGTTAGAATCACTGAGGTGATCCCCAGATGA